A single Danio aesculapii chromosome 19, fDanAes4.1, whole genome shotgun sequence DNA region contains:
- the rrm2b gene encoding ribonucleoside-diphosphate reductase subunit M2 B → MNSCTSNTPTVITGYQNGHKDVDRNSVEDEPLLRENPKRFVIFPIQYPDIWKMYKQAQASFWTVEEVDLSKDLTHWDGLKSEEKHFISHVLAFFAASDGIVNENLVQRFSQEVQLPEARSFYGFQILIENVHSEMYSMLINTYIRDLKERDYLFNAIQTMPCVRRKADWALQWISDTNSTFGERLVAFAAVEGIFFSGSFAAIYWLKKRGLMPGLTYSNELISRDEGLHCNFACLMYSYLVKKPSVDRVNDIIAKAVSIEQEFLTEALPVNLIGMNCSLMKQYIEFVADRLLTDLGLPKAYCSENPFDFMESISLEGKTNFFEKRVAEYQRLGVMSNVMDCEFTLDADF, encoded by the exons ATGAACTCCTGCACAAGCAACACTCCGACGGTTATTACGGGATATCag AACGGTCACAAGGATGTTGACCGAAACAGTGTTGAAGATGAACCTCTGCTCAGAGAAAATCCCAAGCGATTTGTCATTTTCCCTATTCAGTATCCAGACATCTGGAAAATGTACAAACAAGCACAGGCTTCTTTCTGGACGGTTGAGGAG GTGGATTTATCAAAGGATTTAACTCACTGGGACGGCCTGAAGTCTGAAGAGAAACACTTCATATCACATGTATTGGCTTTCTTTGCAGCGAGTGATGGGATAGTCAATGAGAACCTG GTCCAGAGGTTCAGTCAGGAGGTGCAGCTCCCCGAGGCTCGTTCCTTCTACGGCTTTCAGATCCTAATTGAGAACGTTCACTCAGAGATGTACAGCATGCTCATTAACACCTACATCAGGGATCTGAAAGAGAG GGACTATTTGTTTAATGCAATTCAGACCATGCCTTGTGTAAGGCGGAAAGCAGATTGGGCCTTACAGTGGATTTCAGACACAAACTCAACTTTCG GTGAGCGGTTAGTAGCTTTTGCAGCAGTGGAAGGGATTTTCTTCTCAGGATCATTTGCTGCCATCTATTGGTTAAAGAAAAGAGGCCTAATGCCTGGACTCACCTACTCCAATGAGCTCATCAGCAGAGACGAG GGCCTACACTGCAATTTTGCCTGTTTAATGTACAGTTACTTAGTGAAAAAACCTTCTGTTGACCGAGTGAATGACATTATCGCTAAAGCTGTGAGCATTGAACAG GAGTTTCTCACTGAAGCTTTACCAGTCAATTTGATCGGGATGAACTGCTCTCTGATGAAGCAGTACATTGAGTTTGTTGCTGACCGCTTGCTGACCGACTTAGGATTGCCCAAA GCTTACTGTTCAGAAAACCCCTTCGACTTCATGGAGTCCATTTCATTGGAGGGGAAAACGAATTTCTTTGAGAAGCGAGTGGCCGAATACCAGCGACTTGGAGTGATGTCAAATGTGATGGATTGTGAATTTACACTGGATGCAGATTTCTGA
- the azin1b gene encoding antizyme inhibitor 1b, whose product MKGFVDAPNYFIELLEGGTTLENVIDNHIYEQNLAEKNAFVVADLGALMRQHVVWKTTMPLVRPFYPVSCNSSPVVIELLSALGVGFVCANKAETTLVLSHDVPPENIILSGVCKQLSLIKHAAKTGINFLLCENEAELRKIARAHPEAKLLLQVSTEAQIEEASVTIGCSLKGCRHLLELAKELNVSVAGVTFQVPASCKDPQAYTHALSDARCIFDMGKEFGFDMNILDIGGGFSGSEFQLKQVHSVIKPLLEAYFPSESGVSVIAEPGNFFVFSCFTLAVNVIGKKAAYQDLHTSTHDELTSSDAPEFVYYMNDGVYGSFMGKLFGNIISTPSVHKISLTLDEPVFSSSLWGPSCDPLDQVVERCLLPELAVGDWLIFSNMGASGQDGPASFSDTDQPPVYYTISTDDWFEMQEAGISLDDTMKNLSLVQFGL is encoded by the exons ATGAAAGGATTCGTTGATGCACCAAACTACTTCATTGAACTACTTGAGGGAGGAACGACCCTTGAAAATGTTATTGACAACCACATATATGAACAAAATCTG GCTGAAAAGAATGCATTTGTTGTGGCCGACCTTGGGGCCCTAATGCGACAGCATGTTGTCTGGAAGACCACCATGCCTCTCGTTCGACCCTTCTACCCAGTCAGTTGTAACAGCAGCCCTGTAGTCATTGAACTTCTGTCTGCACTTGGTGTGGGATTTGTCTGTGCAAATAAg GCTGAAACTACATTGGTACTCAGTCATGATGTCCCTCCTGAAAACATCATCCTGTCTGGAGTTTGCAAGCAGCTATCACTGATTAAACATGCAGCTAAGACTGGCATCAATTTTTTGTTGTGTGAAAATGAGGCAGAGCTTCGAAAAATTGCCCGTGCACATCCTGAGGCCAA GCTTCTGCTTCAAGTGTCTACTGAAGCACAGATTGAAGAAGCGAGTGTGACCATCGGTTGCTCACTGAAGGGCTGTAGACACCTTCTAGAATTGGCCAAGGAGTTGAATGTCAGTGTGGCTGGAGTCAC gttCCAGGTACCAGCATCATGCAAAGATCCCCAAGCATACACCCATGCACTTTCAGACGCCCGCTGCATATTTGACATGGGG AAGGAATTCGGCTTTGACATgaacatcttggatattggtggAGGATTCAGTGGTTCAGAGTTCCAGCTGAAACAG GTACATTCGGTCATCAAGCCCTTGCTTGAGGCTTATTTCCCCTCAGAATCTGGAGTGAGCGTCATTGCTGAACCAGGAAATTTCTTTGTGTTTTCCTGCTTCACCCTGGCTGTCAATGTTATTGGCAAAAAAGCAGCATACCAGGATCTCCATACCAGCACTCACG ATGAGCTGACCTCTAGCGATGCACCAGAATTTGTGTATTACATGAACGATGGTGTTTATGGATCTTTCATGGGGAAGCTGTTTGGAAATATTATCTCCACTCCTTCTGTCCACAAG ATATCGCTCACCCTAGATGAGCCAGTGTTCTCCAGCAGCTTGTGGGGCCCATCGTGTGACCCACTGGACCAGGTGGTGGAGCGTTGCCTTCTCCCAGAGCTCGCTGTTGGGGACTGGCTCATTTTCAGCAACATGGGGGCAAGCGGTCAGGACGGGCCAGCAAGCTTCAGCGACACAGACCAACCACCTGTGTATTACACCATCTCCACAGATGACTG GTTTGAGATGCAGGAGGCTGGAATTTCTCTTGACGACACCATGAAAAACCTCTCATTGGTCCAGTTTGGCCTGTAA